One Lysinibacillus fusiformis genomic window carries:
- a CDS encoding ABC transporter ATP-binding protein, translated as MERAQEKQVLLEVNHLKIQFHLKNGKQAKVVDDVSFFIRKGETVALVGESGSGKSITSLSIMRLLPIPPGEITAGTIKLNGNNLLDYKSKEMSHIRGNDISMIFQEPMTSLDPVFTIGNQMIEAIRRHQKVSKKEAWEKSLKLLQEVGIANAEKIIAEYPHQLSGGMRQRVMIAMAMSNNPQLLIADEPTTALDVTVQAQILKLMMKMKKEHHSAILFITHDMSVVAETADRVMVMYAGQIVEEAPVRELFLNPKHPYTSALLKTMPSLETDAKRLPSIPGTVPPAYALPDGCRFAPRCPFMMAKCQHMQPEVSYIQDEHKVRCHLFTEKGELAHD; from the coding sequence GTGGAACGAGCACAAGAGAAGCAGGTACTGTTAGAAGTCAACCATTTAAAAATACAATTTCATTTAAAAAATGGCAAACAGGCAAAAGTAGTCGATGATGTTAGTTTTTTTATCCGTAAAGGTGAAACCGTCGCACTTGTAGGTGAATCTGGCAGTGGAAAAAGCATTACATCCTTGTCGATTATGCGCTTGCTTCCGATACCTCCTGGAGAAATCACAGCAGGCACCATTAAACTGAATGGCAACAATCTATTAGATTACAAAAGTAAAGAAATGAGTCATATAAGAGGCAATGACATTAGCATGATATTTCAAGAACCGATGACTTCTCTGGATCCTGTTTTTACGATTGGCAATCAAATGATTGAAGCCATTCGTAGGCATCAAAAAGTGTCCAAAAAAGAAGCGTGGGAAAAATCGCTAAAGCTCTTACAAGAAGTGGGCATTGCCAATGCAGAAAAGATTATTGCAGAATATCCCCATCAGCTATCAGGAGGGATGCGACAACGTGTCATGATTGCGATGGCAATGTCGAATAACCCTCAATTATTGATTGCCGATGAGCCTACAACCGCACTGGATGTAACCGTGCAAGCACAAATTCTAAAGCTGATGATGAAAATGAAGAAAGAGCATCATTCCGCGATTTTGTTTATCACCCATGATATGAGTGTTGTGGCAGAAACAGCCGACCGCGTAATGGTGATGTATGCAGGACAAATCGTAGAAGAGGCGCCAGTACGAGAATTGTTCCTGAATCCGAAGCATCCTTATACCAGCGCTTTATTAAAAACGATGCCAAGTCTTGAGACAGATGCAAAAAGATTACCTTCTATTCCGGGGACTGTGCCACCAGCTTATGCACTGCCAGATGGCTGTCGCTTTGCACCACGTTGTCCGTTTATGATGGCGAAATGCCAGCATATGCAGCCAGAGGTTTCTTATATCCAAGATGAGCATAAAGTACGCTGTCATTTATTCACAGAGAAAGGGGAGCTTGCGCATGACTGA
- a CDS encoding ABC transporter ATP-binding protein, whose protein sequence is MTEKEVLLEINHLKAYFPVKRKSMKEEKKVVKAVDDISIEIFRGETLGIVGESGSGKSTFGRTILQLVEPTAGEIWYKGQPIQHLKGSKLQKYRNQMQMIFQDPFASLNPRMRIGAIIEEPMALQLTLTKEQRKGRVRELLQKVGLPEDAMQKFPHEFSGGQRQRIGIARALAINPEFIIADEPVSALDVSVQSQVLNLMMDLQDEFQLTYLFISHDLSVVKHISDRVAVLYLGRVVEIGTKKELYAQPLHPYTQALLSAIPVVNFDEPKQVIPLQGELPSPMNPPVGCVFHTRCPFVMEKCKQERPTLQDMNEQQRVACFLYDK, encoded by the coding sequence ATGACTGAGAAAGAAGTCTTACTTGAAATCAATCATTTAAAAGCCTACTTCCCTGTGAAACGAAAGTCGATGAAGGAAGAGAAAAAAGTCGTGAAAGCCGTTGATGATATTTCCATTGAAATATTTCGTGGTGAGACACTTGGTATTGTAGGGGAATCCGGCTCTGGCAAATCGACGTTTGGGCGTACAATTTTACAGCTTGTTGAACCGACAGCGGGCGAAATTTGGTATAAAGGGCAACCGATTCAGCATTTGAAGGGCAGTAAATTGCAAAAATATCGCAATCAAATGCAAATGATTTTTCAGGACCCATTCGCCTCCCTTAATCCACGTATGCGTATTGGCGCCATTATTGAAGAACCGATGGCGTTACAATTGACGTTAACAAAAGAGCAACGGAAAGGACGAGTCAGGGAGCTATTACAAAAGGTTGGCTTACCGGAAGATGCGATGCAAAAATTCCCACATGAATTCTCAGGTGGACAACGCCAACGAATCGGTATTGCGCGAGCACTTGCCATTAATCCTGAGTTTATCATTGCGGACGAGCCTGTATCAGCACTCGATGTGTCTGTGCAATCGCAGGTGTTGAACTTGATGATGGATTTACAGGATGAATTCCAGTTGACGTATTTATTTATTTCGCATGATTTAAGTGTCGTCAAGCATATCAGTGATCGTGTAGCGGTCTTATATTTAGGGCGAGTAGTGGAAATTGGCACAAAAAAAGAGTTATATGCGCAACCACTCCATCCCTATACGCAGGCATTATTATCCGCGATTCCTGTTGTGAATTTTGATGAACCGAAACAGGTGATTCCCTTGCAAGGGGAGCTCCCGAGTCCGATGAACCCACCTGTTGGTTGTGTGTTCCATACGCGGTGTCCATTTGTGATGGAAAAATGTAAGCAGGAGCGGCCTACACTTCAAGACATGAATGAACAGCAACGAGTAGCTTGCTTTTTATATGATAAATAA
- a CDS encoding P1 family peptidase: MFGNITDVPGVKVGHAENRKGITGCTAIVVEKGAVCGVDVRGSAPGTRETDALDPINEIEHVHGICLSGGSAFGLDAATGVMHYLEEQGVGVDAGVAKIPIVPSAVLFDLFIGDPRTRPTAQMGYEAAKNAVVGAFANGNTGAGYGATVGKLAGPQFCMKGGLGSTSTTGQDGLVVGAIVAVNAVGDVKDPDTREILVGARNAETAQWIDSCAYLEAHAQSQALSGTNTTIGVIAVNAKLTKAEAKKIAQLTQNALARTIYPVHTMLDGDTIFVLGTGDKTYPLDYIGHLATKVMEEAILVGVKSADKLGDVESYVSIQST, translated from the coding sequence ATGTTTGGCAATATTACCGACGTACCGGGTGTGAAAGTAGGACATGCAGAAAATAGGAAAGGCATCACAGGCTGCACAGCGATTGTTGTGGAAAAAGGTGCAGTATGTGGAGTCGATGTGCGAGGCTCAGCACCGGGCACACGCGAAACAGATGCACTTGATCCCATTAATGAAATTGAGCATGTACACGGCATTTGTTTATCAGGTGGCAGTGCATTTGGATTGGATGCGGCAACAGGTGTCATGCACTATTTAGAAGAACAAGGAGTCGGTGTTGACGCGGGTGTCGCGAAAATTCCGATTGTACCAAGCGCGGTGCTGTTCGATTTATTTATCGGTGATCCACGTACAAGACCGACAGCGCAAATGGGCTATGAGGCGGCAAAAAATGCTGTCGTAGGTGCTTTTGCGAACGGCAATACAGGAGCAGGATATGGAGCCACAGTCGGCAAGCTAGCTGGCCCGCAGTTTTGTATGAAAGGTGGGTTAGGTAGTACCTCTACGACTGGACAAGATGGTCTGGTCGTAGGGGCAATTGTCGCTGTCAATGCGGTAGGGGATGTAAAGGATCCAGATACGAGAGAAATCCTTGTAGGTGCTCGTAACGCTGAGACAGCCCAATGGATTGATAGTTGCGCTTATTTAGAAGCGCATGCACAATCACAAGCATTATCTGGAACGAATACGACGATTGGTGTGATAGCTGTGAACGCAAAATTAACAAAAGCGGAAGCAAAAAAAATAGCCCAGCTCACACAAAATGCACTTGCACGTACGATTTATCCCGTCCACACGATGTTGGATGGCGATACGATATTTGTGCTAGGCACAGGCGACAAAACCTATCCGCTTGACTATATTGGGCACCTAGCAACAAAGGTTATGGAAGAGGCTATTCTTGTCGGTGTTAAATCCGCAGACAAATTGGGGGATGTTGAAAGCTATGTAAGTATACAAAGCACATAA
- a CDS encoding ABC transporter substrate-binding protein, translating into MKQRKNWIYLMLTVIVGLIMSACSSDDGKEASQGNTDGSTTDVPQAIVVRVNDDPDFLDPHKATASISYQMILNIFEGLMAPETDGSLKEGLAESYEISEDGLTYTFKIRPGVKFHNGEDVTVEDIQYSFDRLMGKNGGEKMSNNFDNVASTEAPDASTFAITLKEPNSNFLYSLTARQSAIIPKSNDGKHNENPIGTGPFAYVKYSPGTNLELTKNENYWKEGLPYLDKVTFAFQSDDQAAIMSLMANEVDLTSVPWQRVSEVEGSHTLSHQNNNSSLIVTFNETKAPFDNVKVRQAMNYAISKSDIIDSVFAGYAVPLGSNMSPAMGDYQKTGLEKMYAQDVKKAKALLAEAGYPDGFKTKITVSSHNDMYSNIAQIVVANLKEIGVDVEIEVVEWGIWLDRVYFGRDYQMTTIDLTGRASAYEILNDYISTNDGENFFLFKNDEYDQIMTDVLKETDQAKQIAYYQRAQEILAEQSAAVYIADYQIVWGSDKQVTGLKSYPFWFHDMSEVKFSN; encoded by the coding sequence ATGAAGCAGAGAAAGAATTGGATATACCTAATGTTGACAGTAATTGTAGGTCTAATCATGAGTGCCTGTTCGAGTGATGATGGGAAAGAAGCAAGCCAAGGTAATACAGATGGATCGACAACAGATGTACCGCAAGCAATCGTGGTACGTGTCAACGATGACCCAGACTTTCTAGACCCACATAAAGCAACAGCATCAATTTCTTACCAAATGATTCTCAATATTTTTGAAGGGCTGATGGCGCCAGAAACAGACGGTTCATTAAAAGAAGGCCTAGCAGAAAGCTATGAAATTTCCGAGGATGGATTAACCTATACATTTAAAATTCGTCCAGGTGTCAAATTCCACAATGGCGAGGATGTAACAGTAGAAGATATTCAATATTCATTTGATCGTTTAATGGGCAAGAATGGTGGCGAGAAAATGTCGAATAACTTCGATAATGTCGCGTCTACTGAAGCACCAGATGCCAGTACTTTTGCCATTACATTAAAAGAACCAAATTCAAATTTCTTATATTCATTAACAGCACGACAATCGGCAATTATTCCAAAAAGTAATGATGGCAAGCATAATGAAAACCCAATTGGCACCGGGCCATTCGCTTATGTGAAATATTCTCCTGGTACTAATTTAGAGTTGACAAAGAATGAAAACTACTGGAAAGAGGGCTTACCTTATTTAGATAAAGTAACGTTCGCATTCCAATCAGATGACCAAGCAGCGATTATGAGCCTCATGGCCAATGAAGTGGACTTAACGAGTGTACCTTGGCAACGTGTAAGTGAAGTGGAAGGCAGTCATACTTTATCGCATCAAAATAATAACTCATCGTTAATCGTGACATTTAACGAAACAAAAGCACCATTTGATAATGTCAAAGTACGTCAAGCCATGAACTATGCCATTAGTAAATCCGATATTATTGACTCTGTGTTTGCAGGTTATGCAGTACCACTTGGCTCCAATATGAGTCCAGCTATGGGAGACTACCAAAAAACGGGGTTAGAAAAAATGTATGCACAGGATGTGAAAAAAGCAAAAGCATTACTAGCAGAGGCTGGCTATCCTGACGGTTTCAAAACAAAAATCACCGTATCCTCGCACAATGATATGTATTCAAATATTGCACAAATCGTGGTGGCGAACTTAAAGGAAATTGGTGTAGATGTGGAAATTGAAGTCGTGGAATGGGGTATTTGGCTAGATCGCGTATACTTTGGTCGCGATTATCAAATGACGACGATCGATTTAACGGGACGTGCGTCAGCCTATGAAATTTTAAATGACTACATTTCAACGAATGACGGCGAAAACTTCTTCCTGTTTAAAAATGATGAGTATGACCAAATTATGACGGATGTCCTGAAAGAAACGGATCAGGCGAAACAGATTGCCTATTACCAACGTGCACAAGAAATCTTAGCTGAGCAATCAGCGGCAGTTTATATCGCGGATTATCAAATCGTTTGGGGTTCAGACAAGCAAGTAACGGGTCTGAAGAGCTACCCATTCTGGTTCCATGATATGTCTGAGGTAAAGTTCTCTAACTAG
- a CDS encoding ABC transporter permease, with amino-acid sequence MMYIIRRFILLITTILLVSMITFGVFQILPGDPVRTMLGTEADPTQIENLRSELGLDRPLYEQYGDWMKGLLTGELGNSIRFSMPVKDLLFDRLPVTMSLAGLTLIIVLTVSLPLGMFAARRQNKLSDVSLSTVTQIGMAVPSFWLGMMLILYVGMKFSFFKISGYIPWSQSVSGALSTLILPAFTIAIPQIAVNFRYVRTAILEQIQLDYVRTIRSKGMSEQNVMYKHVLKNSMIPILTVFGLIMAEVVAGTIIVEQVFSLPGIGQLLITAISNRDFPLVQGIVMYITVAVVVINFIVDILYSVLDPRIRLR; translated from the coding sequence ATGATGTATATAATACGTCGATTCATCCTGTTAATAACAACCATCCTTCTAGTGTCGATGATTACATTTGGTGTTTTTCAAATTTTACCTGGTGATCCCGTTCGCACGATGTTAGGGACGGAAGCGGATCCCACACAAATTGAAAATTTGCGGTCTGAACTTGGCTTGGACCGCCCCCTTTATGAACAATATGGTGATTGGATGAAGGGATTATTGACAGGGGAATTAGGTAATTCAATTCGTTTCTCGATGCCTGTAAAAGATTTATTGTTTGATAGACTACCTGTAACGATGTCGCTGGCAGGGCTCACGCTCATCATTGTATTAACGGTGTCGTTGCCATTAGGAATGTTTGCGGCGCGCAGACAAAATAAGCTTAGTGACGTGTCATTATCGACGGTGACGCAAATTGGCATGGCTGTTCCATCTTTTTGGCTGGGGATGATGCTCATTTTATATGTAGGGATGAAGTTTAGCTTCTTTAAAATTAGTGGCTATATTCCGTGGTCGCAAAGTGTCTCTGGAGCGCTCAGTACGCTCATTCTTCCGGCATTTACGATTGCCATCCCACAAATAGCGGTCAATTTCCGCTATGTACGAACAGCGATTTTAGAGCAAATTCAACTTGATTACGTGCGTACAATTCGGAGTAAGGGAATGTCTGAGCAAAATGTGATGTATAAGCACGTCTTAAAAAATTCAATGATTCCGATTTTGACGGTGTTCGGATTGATTATGGCAGAGGTTGTCGCAGGAACAATCATCGTGGAACAAGTATTCTCGCTGCCAGGCATTGGTCAGCTACTGATCACAGCCATTAGTAATCGTGACTTCCCATTAGTACAGGGGATTGTCATGTATATTACGGTCGCAGTCGTCGTTATTAACTTTATTGTTGATATTTTATATTCCGTATTAGATCCAAGAATTCGATTGCGATGA
- a CDS encoding ABC transporter permease, giving the protein MKNIQRYTKNINLIIGLLVIVGFFLVMIVSFFYTPHDVNVMNIPDKLRGPSSTYFFGTDEFGRDIFSRIMQGTQTAFAVGLLTVLIGTTFGILIGGIAGYVGGWIDEIFMRLMDALMAFPGIILALMLVAIFGPGIVNTAIALGIIAIPAIARISRSGFVQHRDAEYVLAAKLIGVKPYKIMFRHILPNISSQIIVAATVTFATAMLAEAALSYLGLGVQPPNPSWGRMLKDSQAYLVKAPWYTFAPGGAITVLVLGLYMLSNALRDYMDPRSKS; this is encoded by the coding sequence ATGAAAAATATACAGAGATATACGAAGAACATAAACTTAATCATTGGTCTGCTTGTTATCGTCGGCTTCTTCTTGGTGATGATTGTCAGCTTCTTTTATACGCCACATGATGTGAATGTCATGAATATCCCAGATAAATTACGTGGTCCCAGTAGTACGTATTTCTTTGGGACGGATGAATTTGGCCGTGATATTTTTAGCCGTATTATGCAAGGTACGCAAACGGCATTTGCGGTGGGGCTACTAACGGTCCTAATAGGTACGACATTTGGCATTTTAATTGGTGGCATAGCTGGTTATGTAGGTGGTTGGATTGATGAGATTTTTATGCGTCTCATGGATGCATTAATGGCCTTCCCTGGTATTATTTTAGCACTAATGCTTGTGGCGATTTTTGGACCAGGGATTGTCAACACGGCTATTGCGCTAGGGATTATTGCGATACCAGCCATTGCTAGGATTTCTCGTAGTGGCTTTGTGCAGCATCGCGATGCAGAATATGTGCTGGCCGCAAAATTGATTGGTGTGAAGCCCTATAAAATTATGTTCCGCCATATTTTACCGAATATCTCATCACAAATTATTGTAGCTGCTACCGTAACTTTTGCGACGGCCATGCTAGCTGAAGCGGCACTCAGTTACTTAGGGCTTGGCGTACAACCACCAAACCCAAGCTGGGGACGTATGCTTAAAGATTCGCAAGCATATCTAGTAAAAGCACCTTGGTACACCTTTGCGCCAGGAGGGGCTATCACCGTATTAGTGCTAGGGTTGTATATGCTAAGCAATGCCTTGCGCGATTATATGGACCCTCGTTCAAAGTCGTAG
- a CDS encoding PucR family transcriptional regulator: MTKYPLLVRDVLKRKHFESAKLIAGHQGVNRQVLWTHILEIKDFDSLINGGELILTTGVGLQLERTTQIAYLQNLIRNGAAALCIEIGDYFDHVPEELVALADEHHFPIIIFDKIVRFIDITQDLHTYIINQHQQALTQLDTISKTFMELSLMPNGILKILQVLHQDTNAHFLFVSEDTKSFYYPVEAKKHLRLIEAHCQQHDVQEPIHLLTIQSDNFVIIPVNGLGQVWGYLCMHTKLPKPSNYMLLNLERATMSIAHILMRNRMLQERQQSREDEFILALIQGQPVDIQHYQSYLPIESRNLFHRVVVLNIHYQAHIVSEEDWQEVQLHNAMYVRSILKKLGFFPTVSVRQHEIIILAFYIAADSVKESQESFDQAIQQIVSRKAPQPFNKLAITFGISNVYQTIESVPRGYKEAKSVIQMQHNQLASSIYFKDLGVYRLLLQQDNATLLQYVKDYLQEILLIDQKNGNDLYQTLCVYLACNGAKNDTAEQLFIVRQTLYKRIERLESILGNDFLQAPYRLNLEMAMKAYELLNKTAPDLLRL; the protein is encoded by the coding sequence AGATGTATTAAAGCGAAAACATTTTGAATCTGCCAAGCTTATCGCAGGCCATCAAGGCGTAAATCGCCAAGTGCTATGGACACATATTTTAGAAATTAAAGATTTCGATTCGTTAATTAATGGTGGTGAACTGATTTTAACGACTGGTGTTGGTTTACAATTAGAGCGCACAACGCAAATCGCCTATTTACAAAACTTGATTCGCAATGGTGCTGCCGCCCTTTGTATTGAAATTGGTGACTACTTTGACCATGTGCCAGAGGAACTTGTGGCACTGGCAGATGAACATCATTTTCCTATCATTATTTTCGATAAGATTGTACGTTTTATTGATATTACGCAGGATTTACATACTTACATCATTAATCAACATCAGCAAGCGTTGACACAGCTAGATACCATTTCAAAAACTTTTATGGAGCTGTCGTTAATGCCTAATGGCATATTAAAAATTTTACAGGTGCTCCATCAAGATACCAATGCTCATTTTTTATTTGTGTCGGAAGATACGAAAAGCTTTTATTATCCTGTAGAAGCAAAAAAACATTTACGTCTTATTGAAGCGCATTGCCAACAGCACGATGTACAAGAGCCCATCCATTTACTAACCATTCAAAGTGACAATTTCGTCATAATCCCTGTCAACGGGCTTGGACAAGTTTGGGGCTATTTATGCATGCATACAAAGCTCCCAAAGCCAAGTAATTATATGCTTTTAAACCTTGAACGTGCGACGATGTCTATTGCCCATATTTTGATGCGCAACCGAATGTTACAAGAACGTCAACAAAGTCGGGAGGATGAATTTATCTTAGCCCTCATTCAAGGACAACCTGTCGATATTCAGCATTACCAAAGCTATCTACCGATTGAAAGCCGCAACTTATTTCATCGTGTGGTCGTGCTGAATATTCATTATCAAGCTCACATCGTTTCGGAGGAGGATTGGCAGGAAGTTCAGTTGCATAATGCCATGTATGTCCGCTCGATTTTAAAAAAGCTGGGTTTTTTCCCGACCGTTTCTGTGCGTCAGCATGAAATTATTATCCTTGCGTTTTATATTGCGGCTGACTCTGTGAAGGAAAGTCAGGAAAGCTTTGATCAAGCGATACAACAAATTGTTTCTCGCAAAGCACCACAGCCTTTCAATAAACTGGCAATTACTTTCGGTATTAGCAATGTCTATCAGACGATTGAGTCAGTACCTCGAGGTTACAAGGAAGCAAAATCTGTCATTCAGATGCAACATAATCAGCTTGCTTCCTCAATTTACTTTAAAGATTTAGGCGTGTACCGACTTTTATTACAGCAAGATAACGCCACCCTTTTACAGTACGTGAAAGATTATTTACAGGAAATACTGCTGATCGATCAAAAAAATGGCAATGACCTTTATCAAACGCTTTGCGTCTATTTAGCCTGTAATGGCGCAAAAAATGATACGGCGGAACAATTATTTATCGTACGCCAAACGTTGTATAAACGCATTGAGCGGCTCGAAAGTATTTTGGGTAATGACTTTTTACAAGCCCCCTACCGTCTTAATTTAGAAATGGCCATGAAGGCATACGAATTATTGAATAAAACAGCCCCCGATTTGCTACGACTTTGA